In Lagenorhynchus albirostris chromosome 14, mLagAlb1.1, whole genome shotgun sequence, one DNA window encodes the following:
- the RFC5 gene encoding replication factor C subunit 5, whose amino-acid sequence METSAHKQQQQQPEGGKIRNLPWVEKYRPQTLDDLISHQDILSTIQKFISEDRLPHLLLYGPPGTGKTSTILACAKQLYKDKEFGSMVLELNASDDRGIDIVRGPILSFASTRTIFKKGFKLVILDEADAMTQDAQNALRRVIEKFTENTRFCLICNYLSKIIPALQSRCTRFRFGPLTPELMVPRLEHVAEEEQVDISEDGMKALVTLSSGDMRRALNILQSTNMAFGKVTEETVYTCTGHPLKSDIANILDWMLNQDFTTAYRNIMELKTLKGLALHDILTEIHLFVHRVDFPSSVRIHLLTKMADIEYRLSVGTNEKIQLSSLIAAFQVTRDLIVTEA is encoded by the exons ATGGAGACCTCAGCGcacaagcagcagcagcagcagcctgaaGGGGGCAAGATCAGGAACCTGCCCTG GGTTGAAAAATACCGGCCACAGACACTGGATGATCTCATTTCTCATCAGGACATCTTGAGTACCA TTCAGAAGTTTATCAGTGAGGACCGCCTGCCGCACCTCCTTCTCTATGGTCCTCCAGGGACGGGAAAGACATCCACCATCCTGGCCTGTGCTAAACAGCTGTACAAAGATAAGGAATTTGGCTCCATGGTCTTGGAG CTGAATGCTTCAGATGACCGAGGAATAGATATCGTTCGGGGACCAATCCTGAGCTTTGCTAGCACAAGGACAATATTTAA GAAAGGCTTTAAACTAGTGATCTTGGATGAAGCTGATGCCATGACTCAGGACGCCCAGAACGCCTTGCGGAGAG TGATTGAGAAATTTACTGAAAATACCAGATTTTGCCTCATCTGTAACTATCTGTCAAAGATCATCCCCGCCTTGCAGTCCCGGTGTACAAGGTTCCGATTCGGTCCCCTGACCCCTGAACTCATGGTTCCCCGCCTGGAACATGTCGCAGAAGAAGAGCA AGTTGACATAAGTGAAGACGGGATGAAAGCGCTCGTAACTCTTTCCAGTGGAGACATGCGAAGGGCTCTGAACATCTTGCAG AGCACCAACATGGCCTTTGGGAAGGTGACAGAGGAGACCGTCTACACCTGCACAGGGCACCCACTCAAGTCAGACATCGCCAACATTCTGGACTGGATGTTGAATCAAGACTTCACCACGGCCTACAGGA ATATCATGGAGTTGAAAACTCTAAAGGGGTTGGCATTACATGACATCCTGACAGAGATACACCTGTTCGTGCACAGAG tTGACTTTCCATCTTCAGTTCGAATACATTTATTGACCAAAATGGCAGACATTGA GTACAGACTTTCTGTTGGCACCAATGAGAAGATACAGCTGAGTTCCCTCATTGCCGCCTTTCAAGTCACCAGAGACCTGATTGTCACAGAAGCCTAG
- the WSB2 gene encoding WD repeat and SOCS box-containing protein 2 isoform X3 has protein sequence MLCSAAGEKSVFLWSMRSYTLIRKLEGHQSSVVSCDFSPDSALLVTASYDTNVIMWDPYTGERLRSLHHTQLNPPMDDSDVHISSLRSVCFSPEGLYLATVADDRLLRIWALELKTPIAFAPMTNGLCCTFFPHGGVIATGTRDGHVQFWTAPRVLSSLKHLCRKALRSFLTTYQVLALPIPKKMKEFLTYRTF, from the exons ATGCTGTGTTCTGCAGCTGGGGAGAAGTCG GTCTTCCTGTGGAGCATGCGGTCCTACACATTAATCCGGAAGCTGGAGGGCCACCAGAGCAGCGTGGTCTCTTGCGACTTCTCCCCCGACTCTGCCTTGCTCGTCACGGCTTCTTACGATACCAATGTGATCATGTGGGACCCCTACACTGGCGAGCGGCTGCGGTCACTCCA CCACACCCAGCTCAACCCCCCCATGGATGACAGCGATGTCCACATCAGCTCCCTGAGATCTGTGTGCTTCTCCCCCGAAGGCTTGTACCTCGCCACGGTAGCGGATGACAG GCTCCTCAGGATCTGGGCCCTGGAACTGAAAACTCCAATTGCGTTTGCTCCTATGACCAATGGTCTCTGCTGCACATTTTTTCCACATGGTGGAGTTATTGCCACGGG GACAAGGGATGGCCACGTCCAGTTCTGGACGGCTCCTCGGGTCCTGTCATCACTGAAGCACTTATGCCGGAAAGCCCTGCGAAGTTTCCTAACAACGTACCAAGTGCTAGCGCTGCCAATccctaagaaaatgaaagagttcCTCACATACAGAACTTTTTAA